The DNA segment GCGCGCCAGCAGATCCAGTTGGCCCTGCTCTACCCGAGCATCCTGCTGCTGGCGGCTTTCGGCATCGTTGGTTTCCTGCTCGGCTTCGTGGTGCCGGATGTGGTCAAGGTGTTCATCGACAGTGGCCAGGAACTGCCGACGCTGACCCGTGGCCTGATCGCCGCCAGCGCCATCTTGCGCGACCACGGCCTGCTGATGCTGGCCCTGCTTGCCGGCCTCGTCGGCGCGGCCCGCTTGACGCAACAACGACCGGTCGCACGCCTGCGCTGGCACGCCGCGCAGTTGCGTCTGCCAGTACTGGGCAAGGTCCTGCGCGCCAGCAATTGCAGCCGTTTCATCAGCACCCTGGCAATCCTTGGGCGCAGCGGCGTGCCGCTGGTGGACGCCCTGGAAATCGCCGCCGAAGTGGTGGCCAACCAGCAGATTCGGACCGGTCTGAAAGACGTGGCGCGCGCCGTGCGCGAAGGTGGCGGCCTGACCCGGGCACTGGAACGCAGCGGCCACTTCCCGCCGATGATGCTCTACATGATCGCCAGCGGCGAACGCTCCGGTGAGCTGGACGCCATGCTTGAGCGCGCCGCGCGCCAGCAGGAAGCACACCTGGCCAACCGCATCGCCCTGCTGGTTGGCCTGTTCGAGCCGGCCATGCTGGTGTTCATGGGCGCCAGCGTGCTGCTCATCGTGCTGGCGATCCTGATGCCCATCCTCAGCCTCAATCAACTCGTTACCTGACAGATAGGCACAACCATGCCCACGCAATCGCAACAACGGGGTTTCACCCTGATCGAAATCATGGTGGTGGTGGTCATCCTCGGGGTGCTCGCCGCCCTGGTGGTCCCGCAACTCATGAGCCGTCCCGACCAGGCCAAGGTCACCGCCGCGCAGAGCGACATCAAGGCCATTGCCATGGCCCTGGATATCTACAAGCTCGACAACCACATCTACCCCAGCACCCAGCAGGGGCTAGATGCCCTGGTGAGCCGCCCTTCCGGCACCCCGCCCGCGCGCAACTGGAACCCCGACGGCTACCTCAAGCGCCTGCCCGTCGACCCTTGGGGCAACGCCTACCAGTACCTCGCCCCCGGCAGCGACGGCAACGCTTTCGATCTGTTCTCCTTCGGCGCCGATGGCCGCGCGGGCGGCGACGGGCTGAACGCCGATATCGGCAACTGGGACCTCTGACGTGCGACGCGGCAGCGCGGGCTTCACCCTGCTGGAAGTGCTGGTGGTGATCGTCGTGATCGGCCTGCTGGCCGGCCTGGTGACTCTGGTGCAGCGCGACAATGGCGCCCAGCAGGCTCAGCGCGAGGCCGATCGCCTGCGCAGCCTGATCAGTCTGCTGCGCGAGGAGTCGGTGCTGAGCCACCAGGACTTCGGTCTGCGCATCGAGGCCGACAGCTATGCGGTGCAGCGCCTCGACCTCGACGGCCACTGGCAAGCGGCCCCCGGCTTCCGCGTGCAGCACCTGCCGGAGTCGCTACGCCTGCACCTGCAACGGGACGACGAAGTGCCTGCCCCTGGCGAAGCGCCCCAGCTACTGGTGCTCTCCAGCGATGAGGTGTCGCCCTTCACCCTGCGCCTGGAATACCGCCTGGTACCCATGCTGGCGTTATCCAGCGACGGTCTGGAGGAAGTTCGCCTTGAACGCCTCGCACCCTGAGCAGGGCTTCACTCTGCTGGAGGTAATGGTCGCCCTGGCCATCTTCGCCACGCTCTCCATCGCTTTGTTCAACGCAGCCAGCCATGTGGCCGTCACCAGCGCCGCCCTGGCCGAGCGCAGCCTGGCCCAGTGGCTGGCGGACAACCGCTTGAATGAGCTGCGCGCCCATATGCGCCCGGCCAGCGCCGGAAATGACGAGGAACGCCTCGCCTTCGCCGGACGAGACTGGCGGCTGGCCAGCGAGATCGGCCCGGCCCCTGACCCACGGCTGCTCAAGGTCAGCCTGGAAGTCCTGACGGACGGCCCCCGGCCGATACGTCGTGCGCACCTGGTGGGTTTCATCGAGGCGCAGCGATGAAGCAGCGCGGTTTCACCCTGCTGGAAGTGCTGATCGCCGTGGCGCTGTTCAGCCTGCTGGGCCTGGCCTGCTACCGCCTGCTGGAGCGGGTGATGCACAGCGACCAGCGCATCGCCGCCCACGAAGTCCAGTTGCGCCAGTTGCAGCGTGCCCTCGGCCTGTTCGAGCGTGACCTGACACAGGCCATTGCCTACCCACTCAGCGACGACCCCAGCCGGCGCCAGGCGCTGATAGGCCAGGCGGACAACCTGCGGCTGGTGCGTGGCGGCTGGAGCAACCCGCTGCAGCAGCGGCGCAGCGAGGTGCAGGAAGTCAGCCATACCTGGCGCGATGGCGAGTGGCTGCGCCAGTACCGCAGCCCGCCGGAACGCGAGCTGGAGACCCCACCCCTGCACAGCCAGCGGCTGCTTGACGGCATCCGCCTGATTCGCCTGCGCTACCTCGACAGCCAGGGCGAGGGCCACGACAACTGGCCGGCGGGCAGCTCGCCCCTGAGCCTGCCCCAGGCTCTGGAGCTGGAACTGGACGCCCCCGGTTATCCCGCTATCCGCCGGGTCATCCTGCTGCCCGGCTACGAAGGGGACGGCGATGCCTGAACACCGCCCGCAGCGGGGCGTGGCCCTGATCAGCGTGCTGCTGGTCACCGCCCTGGTCACCCTGATCGTCAGCGACATGCTCGCCCGCCAGCGCCTGAGCCTGGCCAGCAGCGCCAACCAGCTGCACCAGCAGCAGCTCTGGCAACTGGCCCTGAGTGGCGAGGCGTGGGCGCGCCAGCAGTTGCGCGCGGACCTGGCCGACGCGGACGAACTGCGGCGCGTGCACCTCGCCCAGCGCTGGGCCCAGGGCGTGCAGCAGTTCGACATCGAAGGCGGGCACATCCGCATCCGCCTGGACGACCTCGGCGGCCGCCTCGACCTCAACACCCAGCGCGGCGACAGCGACCCCGTTCTGCGCGCCCGCTACCAGCGCCTGCTGGCGCTGCTCGGCCTCCCCATTCACGACCCGGCCAGCCTGCCGCCGCGCCTCGGACGTGACGGCAAACCGCTGCCGTTCGCCGACAGCAGCGAATTGCAACGCCTGGCGCAAGTGGATGAAACCAGCCTGCGCCGGCTGCGGCCCTGGGTCCGTACCACGGCAGGCGCACTGAACCTCAACACCGCCCCGGCCGAAGTGCTGGCCGCCCTCGAAAGCCTTGACCTGGCCGTGGCCCGCGCCATCGTCCAGGCCCGCCCTGCCAACGGCTATGCCAGCGTCCAGGCGTTCCTCGAACAACCGCTGCTACAAGACCGCCAGGTCCGCTCACTGGGACTTGGCGTCAGCAGCGACTACTTCCGCGCCACCCTGGATGTCGAGCTGGGCGAGCGCCGACTGCGTCTGGTCAGCGACCTGCACACCCGCGCCGATGGTCGGGTGGAAGTGCTGCGCCGCCGACTCGCCCGCCCCGACACCCGCCTTTCGGAGTAATCAACGTGCAAGCCTGGCTTCATCTCAGCTCCCCTGCCCCGGCGGACGGCGACTGGTCGCTGACCTGGTGGCGCGCCGACGGCGAGGCCGTCCAGGGAGGTCTCGAACAGGCCGCCCGAGACCTCGCCCGCCTCGACCTGACCCTGCTGCTGCCGGCCGAAGCCGCCAGCCATCACACCATCGAGGTGCCCGCCCGCAGCGGGCGCTGGCTGCGCCAGGCGATCCATTCGGCACTGGAAGAACGCCTGCTGGACGACCTCGACGCGCTGCTGCTTGCACGCGGTCCGTTGCTGCAACGACGCCACTGCCGGCTGTTCGTAGTGCGCCGCGACTGGCTGCGCCAGGTCCTGGCCCGGCTTGCCCGGCACGGCCTGGTGCCCGGACGCATCCACATCGACGCCGACTGCCTGCCAGGCGAGGGCGCCCTGGCCCTGCGCTGCGCCGGCCGCTGGCTGATCGGCGGCGGCGCGCCCCTGCGTCTGGCGTTGAGCGACCAGGCGCGAGCCGACCTCGAGGCACGCCTGCCGGACGCGCTCGAGTGGCGCGACGAGGCGCCCTGGCCACTGCTGGCGGAAGGTTCGCGTAGTGCTATCGACCTGCGCCAGGATGAATTCGCCCGCGACTCCGGGCGCCGCCTGCCCTGGCGCACCCTGGCGCTGCTGGCGGCACTGGGCTTGGCCGCGCAACTGGGGCTGAACATCGGCCAGCGCCTGCTACTGGAACAACGCGCCGATGCCCTGGCCCAGGCCAACCTGGCCGCCTGGCAACAGCGTTACCCCGACCAGGACCGCGTGGTCGACCTGGCCCGCCAGGTGCGTGCGCGCATGCAGCAGGCCGGCCAGCCCCACCTCGGCCTGGCCCACAGCCTGGACAGCCTGGCGCGCCTATGGAAAAGCAGCGGCGGCGTCATCGCCCAGGTCGGGCGGCTCGACTACCAGGCGGGCGAAGGCTGGACCCTGCGCGTCCGCGCGCCCGCCTTCGCCGATCTCGAACGCCTGCGCGAAGGCCTGGTCCGCCAAGGCCTGATCGTTCTTTCCGACTCCGCCGTGCGCGATCCCGATGGGGTCAGCGCGCGCCTGCAAATCAAGGACTGACGCATGCCCCCTTTACTGACCCCGCTGCACCCGCACTGGCAGCGCCTGCCCACTCGCGAGCGCCGCGCCTTGCTGGCGCTGGCTCTGTTCGTCGGCCTGGTGCTGGCCTGGCGACTGGTCTGGCAGCCCCAGCAACAGGCCCTGCAGCACGCCGAACGCCGTTACCAGGAGGAACTCCAATTGCAGATCGACCTCGCCAACCTGCCTGCCAATCCCACCCCGCCGGGAGAGCGCGTCGACAATGCGGCCCTGCCCGGCTTCCTGGCCAGGACCACGGCCAATGCCGACATCACCCTCGAACGCATGGACGGCGACGGTGCCGGCCGCATGAACCTGAACCTGGCAGGCACGCTGGGCAGCGTGCTCGCCTGGATGGAACGGCTGGAAGAAAGTGGCGTGGAGGTGGTGTCGCTGGGGATGGACGTCAGCCGCGAGGCGGACGTGAAGGCGCGGATGGTAGTAGAAGCGCCTCAGGAAACCCGCGCCGGGCTGGGCGCCAGCAGGCGCAGGATGCCGCCAAGCAGCACGCCGTAAAGCGGCACGAAGAGCACCAGGCTGATGGCCAGCTTGACGCCGTAGTCCACGGTGGCGATTTCCACCCAGTTCGCCGCCATGAAGGGGTTGTCGCTGCGCCAGAAGGCCACAGAGAAGAAGGCGAAGGTGTCCAGCAGGTTGCCGAAGATGGTGGAGGCGGTGGGCGCGATCCACCACTGGCGCATTTTCCGCAGACGGTCGAAAACCTGGATATCCAGCACCTGGCCCAGCACATAGGCAAGGAAACTGGCCAGGGAGATGCGGGCGACGAAGAGGTTGAATTCGCCGAGGGCGGCGAAGCCCTGGAAGGCCGCCTCCTGGAACAGCACCGAGACCACATAGGACGCAGCAAGCGCCGGCACCATGACCCGCGCGATGACCCTACGCGCCGCCGCCTTGCCCATCAGGCGAACGGTCAGGTCGGTGGCCAGGAAGATGAACGGAAAGCTGAACGCGCCCCAGGTGGTGTGCCAGCCGAACAGGGTAATGGGCAGCTGCACCAGGTAGTTGCTGGCGATGATGATGAGGATGTGGAAGACGATCAGGCCGGTCAGTGCCGGACGCCAGACCGTGGGAAAGGTAGCGGGCATGATGATTTGCATCCTTTTTGCCGATGGGGTGAGGGAACCCATGTCGCGGCCCCCTGGCCGGCGACGGCGCGCATTCTAACTTGACCCGCGCATCAGGAAAAGACGCTTAGTCCGGCGGGCCGTATCGGAGCGTCTTATAGAGCCCATGGAATAGCAGGATGAAACCGATCTAGTAGGGTGCGCCGTGCGCACCGGGTGCATGACGAGGCGCTGGAGCCGCCCACCGAAATTGGTGCGCATGGTGCACCCTACATCTGGCCCGGTGGAAGATTTCTGCCAAGTGCCCGGGGTGGCGTGAAAAAGGGCCGCGATGCGGCCCTCTCTTCATTCTGTCCGTACCTTGCGCCGCCCGGTCACCATGGACCAGGGCAGGTTCTCGCGCATGCGCACGCTTTCCACCAGCGCAGCAGCGACATGCAGGCAGGCCAGCCAGAACAGGCTGTCGGCCAAGAAGACATGGATATCCCGGGGCAGGTCCTCGCCCCAGAAGTAGTCGACTTCTTCCATCAGGAAACCGGTGACGCCCAGCCCCACCATCAGCAGGAGCATGAGGATCATTACCAGCCCCCCCAGGGGCGAGTGGCCCATGTGGTGCAAGTAGCCACCGGAAAGCAGCGCCTTGGCATGGGTCACCAGGCGCGCCGGGCGGGGCCAGAAGTCCGCCCAGCGCGCCGACCGGGGGCCGACGAAGCCCCAGGCCACGCGCACCAGCACCACTGCCACGGCGTAGTAACCGAGCCAGCGGTGCCAGCCGTCACCCGCCTCGTTGAGGAAGTAGTCACCGATGAAGGCGGCCACCAGCGACCAGTGGCCGATCCGTATCACCGGGTCCCAGAGGCGAACAGTGTCAGTGCTCACGGATCAGTCCTCGATCTCCTGTTTGACCACCTTGCCGTCGACCGGGTCGAAGTAGATCTCGACCTTGCGCTTGTCCTTGTCCCAGCCGTAGATCTCGTAGCAGTTGCCGGCGGTCACCTTGAACTTCTTGATGTCGTAACCCTGGGCCTTGAGGTCGTCCTGGAACTTGGTCTGGTCTTGCCACGTGGCCTTGTCGGCGGTGGTGCATTCGGTCTGGGCAAAGGTCAGGGGGCTGACGAGGGCCAGGGAAAGAAGCAGGAGCTTACGCATGGTATCGACCTCGATTGTGCGTTGTTTGGCTAAAGGCAATGCAAGGCTTTCTCATTCACTGCCATGACGATGGAGATTAGGCCAGGCCTGGGAGGCTGTCATTTCCCGGCCTGCCGGTCTCAGCGATGTTCGACAGCGAATTGCCCCCGACCTGCGTGCTTGGCCCGGTAGCAAGCTGTATCAGCCTGTTTCAAGAGCTCCGCAGGCTGCGCGTTAGCGCTGTGGATGCAGGCCATGCCGACGCTGGCGCCGACGCGGTACGCCTGCCCTTCCCACGTCAGTTCCACCCCCTGGATCTGCGCGATCAGCCGCGCCGCCAGGAGCTCCGCCTGGGTCAGCGGGCAACTGCGCAGGATCAGCCCGAACTCGTCGCCGCCCAAGCGTGCCAGCTGGTCCCCCGCGCGTACCTGGGCCTGCATCAGCTTCGCCAGCTGGCGCAACAATTCGTCGCCGGCGGCGTGGCCGGCGCTGTCGTTGACCTGTTTGAAGCGGTCCAGGTCGATGAAGCAGAGCACGCTGTTGCCATCGTTCTGCAACGCCTCGCGGCAGCTTTCGGCAAGGGCGTCCTCGAAGGCCGCGCGGTTGAGCAGGCCGGTCAGGGCATCGTGGGTGGCGGCATAGCGCAGGTGCTTCTGCATGGCCCGCGCCTCACTGACGTCGGTGAGCACCAGCACGCTGCCCAGCAGGGTGCCGTCGCCACTGCGCATGGGGGCTGCCTGGCCCCGCAGGGCGATGGCGCCGCCCGCCGGGTGGCGCAGCGAGGCCAGTCCCTGGAGGCTGGCGACACTGCGCTGCTCCAGGCAATCGCGCACCGGGTTAGGCACCAGTTGGCCATCCTCGCCTTCCAGCAACAGGACCTGCTCGATGGGCAGCCCCTGGGCCTCGTCGCTGTGCCAGCCACTCAGGCGCTCGGCCACCGGGTTGAGGAAGCTGACCCGGCCGTCCAGGTCGGTGGTGATGACGCCGTCGCCGATGGCGTCGAGGGTCACCTGCAGCCGCTCGCGCTCGTCGCGCAGGCGCTCGGCCAACTGCCGCAGTTCGCTGACGTCCCAGTTGGTGCCGACCATGCGCAGCGGTTTGCCGTCGGCATCGCAGACCAGGCGCGCATGCCCCTTGAGCACCCGCTGGTCGCCATCGGAGCGGCGGATACGGAACTCGATGTCCAGGCGCCTGGTACCCTCCCGCGCGGCCAGCACCTCGCGCTCTGCACGGACGGCGTCGTCCGGATGCAGGTGGGCACGCCAATCGGCATAGGACAGCTCGCCGCCTTCAGTGCGGCCGTAGAGGCGGCACATGCCGTCATCCCAGAGCATGCGGTCGCTGGCCAGGTCCCACTCCCAGACGCCAACGCCGCTGGCTTCGGTGGCCACCGAATAGCGACGCGCCAATACCGCTTCGCGTTCTTCCGCGCGCTTGCGCCGGTCGATGTCCTCGATCTGGGAGATGAAATACAGCGGCTCGCCCTCGTGGTCGCGCACCAGGGATACCGCCAGCAGCCCCCAGATCACCCTCCCGCTCTTGTGCAGGTAGCGTTTCTCCAGCCGGTAGCTGTGGCGCCGTCCGGCGAGGGTTTCCCGTACCAGTTCGAGGTCATCGGCCAGATCGTCGGGGTAGGTGAGATCCTGGAAGCTCAGCGTGGCGAATTCATCCTCGCTGTAGCCGAGCATGTCGCAGAGGGCTCGGTTGACCCGCTGCCAGCGCCCGTCCAGTCCCACCAGGGCCATGCCGATGGCGGAATGGTCCATGGCGTCGCGAAAGCGCGTTTCGCTGGCCGCCAGTTCGCGACGGCGCTTGCGCAATTGCTCCACCGCCGACGCCAGCAGCAACGCGGGCAACAGGGCCAGCAGCAGGGGCAGGTACACCAGCAGGTCGCGCCAGCCCTTTTCCAGGTACGTGGCATCGAGCAGGCCGAGGGCGATGATCAGGCCGCCGCTGACCGAGGCCAGGGCCACCAGCAGCGCCGTGCTGGCAAAAGTCAGACGCACGGCGGCGAACATCAGCGGCAAGGACACATAAACGAAGGGGAACGGCAGGAACAGCAAGACGAACGGCGTGCCGGCCAGCACCAGCCCGACGAACAGCAAGCGCTCATGCCGACGGCGCTCGCTGCGGAACTCCCACCAGCCATGCTGGCGCAGCCAGACCGCCAGGGGCAGCACCGAAACGGCCCCGAGCATGGTGCCCTCGACCCAGAACATCCAGCTGCGCTCGAACGAATCCAACCCTTGCCAGGCGAGGATGCTCGCGCCGAGGCTGGCCCCCATCAGCGGCGGCAGCAAGGCGCCGAAGAAGATGAACTGGAGGAAGGCTCCGGGGCTTTCGTTCATCCGCAGGGCGGCCCCGCTGACCCGCAACAGGGCCGCTGCCAGGGCCATTTCCAGCAGGTTGGGGGCAAGGAAGCTCGTCGCGCGCAGCAGACCGTCACCAACGGCCATGTTGGCCAGGAGATCGGCCAACATGGCTGCCGCCAGCATGGGCGCCCAGCGGCGCAACGGCTGGTCCCAGAGCAGCGCCACGGTAAAGGCGTTGGCGTACCAGAGCGTGGCGATGCTGCCGGGCTGGCGCGAAAGCCAGACAGCCCCAAGGGCCAACAGCAGGTAGCCGGCAAAGACCAGCAACACGGTGGGCAGCAGAGTGCCTGGCTCAGGGGTACGGGGCATCAGCCGAATCTCCCACGGCAGGCGGCGGGCACGGCCCCGGTGGGTTTCAGGCAAGTCGGAAGCAAGTCAGCCACAGCGATCTCCACGCAGGCCTCGGCTTCTCCAGACAATAGCGGAACACCGGGCCTGAGCAATTCGACAGTCAGACGCCGACTATGCCGCGACCGACACTCAACGCCAGGGCGCGCCGACGAGCAGCGTGGCGCAGCGCGTCTGGACGAACTCGCGGAGCAGGCGAACCGGTTTGCTGAGCTGGGCGCGATGGGCGCAGATCAGGTTCAGCGGCGTGGCCTCGCCAAGGTATTGCGACAAGGCCAGCTCCAGGCGCCCGGCCTGGATGTCGCCGGCCACATCCAGCCAGGACTTGTAGGTCAGCCCCTGCCCGGCCAGGGCCCAACGCCGCACCACGTCGGCATCGTCGCAGGCGCGATTGCCGGCCACGGTCACCGCCTGCTCGCGGCGGCCTTCGCTGAAACGCCAGCGATCGTGCACGCGGCCACTCAACTGGTAGAGCAGGCAGTTGTGCCCCGCCAGGTCCTCCGGCTGACGCGGGCAGCCGTGCCGGGCGAAATACTCGGGAGAGCCACAGAGTACCCGGCGGTTTTCGGCGGCCAGGGGCAGCGCCACCAGGCTGGAGTCCTCCGGTTCGCCGTAGCGGATGGCGATGTCCACCGACTGGCGGAACAGGTCGGCTATCCGGTCGCTCAGGTGCAGGCGCAGGCTGAGGCGGGGATGCTCGCGCTGGAACTCATCCAGCCAGGGCAGCAGCGTGTTGCGGCCGAAATCGGAGGGCGCCGACAGCTGCAGCACACCGGCAATGTCTTCGCGGCCTCCGGCCAACTGTCGCTGTCCCTCGTCCAGGCTGGCCAGGGCACTGCGCGCATGCACGAGAAACTGTTCGCCCTCGGGGGTCAGGCGCAGGCTGCGGGTAGAGCGCACGAACAGACGGGCCTCCAGCTGCTGCTCCAAGCGCTTGAGTGCGGCGCTGGCCACGGCGGGCGAAACATCCAGCTTGCGCGCAGCCGCCGAGAGGCTGCCGTGGTCGGCGGTGTTCACGAACAGGGCAAGATCGTCGAAGCGCAACATTTTCAAAGTTCCATTGAAAGACTGTCGTTTTCTAGCCGATTTTTCTCACCTGCGAAACAGCCAGCCATGCGGCCCTCCCCGCCCTCTGACCGGCGAGCGGCTGCTCGGGCGAACGGTCCAGTACGCCAGAACGAAGAGGCTAGACTTTCCCGGGTCTCGCCAGCGGCCGG comes from the Pseudomonas sp. TCU-HL1 genome and includes:
- the gspG gene encoding type II secretion system major pseudopilin GspG — protein: MPTQSQQRGFTLIEIMVVVVILGVLAALVVPQLMSRPDQAKVTAAQSDIKAIAMALDIYKLDNHIYPSTQQGLDALVSRPSGTPPARNWNPDGYLKRLPVDPWGNAYQYLAPGSDGNAFDLFSFGADGRAGGDGLNADIGNWDL
- the gspK gene encoding type II secretion system minor pseudopilin GspK encodes the protein MPEHRPQRGVALISVLLVTALVTLIVSDMLARQRLSLASSANQLHQQQLWQLALSGEAWARQQLRADLADADELRRVHLAQRWAQGVQQFDIEGGHIRIRLDDLGGRLDLNTQRGDSDPVLRARYQRLLALLGLPIHDPASLPPRLGRDGKPLPFADSSELQRLAQVDETSLRRLRPWVRTTAGALNLNTAPAEVLAALESLDLAVARAIVQARPANGYASVQAFLEQPLLQDRQVRSLGLGVSSDYFRATLDVELGERRLRLVSDLHTRADGRVEVLRRRLARPDTRLSE
- a CDS encoding PAS domain S-box protein — encoded protein: MPRTPEPGTLLPTVLLVFAGYLLLALGAVWLSRQPGSIATLWYANAFTVALLWDQPLRRWAPMLAAAMLADLLANMAVGDGLLRATSFLAPNLLEMALAAALLRVSGAALRMNESPGAFLQFIFFGALLPPLMGASLGASILAWQGLDSFERSWMFWVEGTMLGAVSVLPLAVWLRQHGWWEFRSERRRHERLLFVGLVLAGTPFVLLFLPFPFVYVSLPLMFAAVRLTFASTALLVALASVSGGLIIALGLLDATYLEKGWRDLLVYLPLLLALLPALLLASAVEQLRKRRRELAASETRFRDAMDHSAIGMALVGLDGRWQRVNRALCDMLGYSEDEFATLSFQDLTYPDDLADDLELVRETLAGRRHSYRLEKRYLHKSGRVIWGLLAVSLVRDHEGEPLYFISQIEDIDRRKRAEEREAVLARRYSVATEASGVGVWEWDLASDRMLWDDGMCRLYGRTEGGELSYADWRAHLHPDDAVRAEREVLAAREGTRRLDIEFRIRRSDGDQRVLKGHARLVCDADGKPLRMVGTNWDVSELRQLAERLRDERERLQVTLDAIGDGVITTDLDGRVSFLNPVAERLSGWHSDEAQGLPIEQVLLLEGEDGQLVPNPVRDCLEQRSVASLQGLASLRHPAGGAIALRGQAAPMRSGDGTLLGSVLVLTDVSEARAMQKHLRYAATHDALTGLLNRAAFEDALAESCREALQNDGNSVLCFIDLDRFKQVNDSAGHAAGDELLRQLAKLMQAQVRAGDQLARLGGDEFGLILRSCPLTQAELLAARLIAQIQGVELTWEGQAYRVGASVGMACIHSANAQPAELLKQADTACYRAKHAGRGQFAVEHR
- the gspI gene encoding type II secretion system minor pseudopilin GspI — protein: MNASHPEQGFTLLEVMVALAIFATLSIALFNAASHVAVTSAALAERSLAQWLADNRLNELRAHMRPASAGNDEERLAFAGRDWRLASEIGPAPDPRLLKVSLEVLTDGPRPIRRAHLVGFIEAQR
- a CDS encoding cytochrome b/b6 domain-containing protein, with amino-acid sequence MSTDTVRLWDPVIRIGHWSLVAAFIGDYFLNEAGDGWHRWLGYYAVAVVLVRVAWGFVGPRSARWADFWPRPARLVTHAKALLSGGYLHHMGHSPLGGLVMILMLLLMVGLGVTGFLMEEVDYFWGEDLPRDIHVFLADSLFWLACLHVAAALVESVRMRENLPWSMVTGRRKVRTE
- a CDS encoding 7-cyano-7-deazaguanine/7-aminomethyl-7-deazaguanine transporter, with translation MPATFPTVWRPALTGLIVFHILIIIASNYLVQLPITLFGWHTTWGAFSFPFIFLATDLTVRLMGKAAARRVIARVMVPALAASYVVSVLFQEAAFQGFAALGEFNLFVARISLASFLAYVLGQVLDIQVFDRLRKMRQWWIAPTASTIFGNLLDTFAFFSVAFWRSDNPFMAANWVEIATVDYGVKLAISLVLFVPLYGVLLGGILRLLAPSPARVS
- the gspM gene encoding type II secretion system protein GspM, whose amino-acid sequence is MPPLLTPLHPHWQRLPTRERRALLALALFVGLVLAWRLVWQPQQQALQHAERRYQEELQLQIDLANLPANPTPPGERVDNAALPGFLARTTANADITLERMDGDGAGRMNLNLAGTLGSVLAWMERLEESGVEVVSLGMDVSREADVKARMVVEAPQETRAGLGASRRRMPPSSTP
- a CDS encoding PepSY domain-containing protein, with product MRKLLLLSLALVSPLTFAQTECTTADKATWQDQTKFQDDLKAQGYDIKKFKVTAGNCYEIYGWDKDKRKVEIYFDPVDGKVVKQEIED
- the gspL gene encoding type II secretion system protein GspL; this encodes MQAWLHLSSPAPADGDWSLTWWRADGEAVQGGLEQAARDLARLDLTLLLPAEAASHHTIEVPARSGRWLRQAIHSALEERLLDDLDALLLARGPLLQRRHCRLFVVRRDWLRQVLARLARHGLVPGRIHIDADCLPGEGALALRCAGRWLIGGGAPLRLALSDQARADLEARLPDALEWRDEAPWPLLAEGSRSAIDLRQDEFARDSGRRLPWRTLALLAALGLAAQLGLNIGQRLLLEQRADALAQANLAAWQQRYPDQDRVVDLARQVRARMQQAGQPHLGLAHSLDSLARLWKSSGGVIAQVGRLDYQAGEGWTLRVRAPAFADLERLREGLVRQGLIVLSDSAVRDPDGVSARLQIKD
- a CDS encoding LysR family transcriptional regulator, which translates into the protein MLRFDDLALFVNTADHGSLSAAARKLDVSPAVASAALKRLEQQLEARLFVRSTRSLRLTPEGEQFLVHARSALASLDEGQRQLAGGREDIAGVLQLSAPSDFGRNTLLPWLDEFQREHPRLSLRLHLSDRIADLFRQSVDIAIRYGEPEDSSLVALPLAAENRRVLCGSPEYFARHGCPRQPEDLAGHNCLLYQLSGRVHDRWRFSEGRREQAVTVAGNRACDDADVVRRWALAGQGLTYKSWLDVAGDIQAGRLELALSQYLGEATPLNLICAHRAQLSKPVRLLREFVQTRCATLLVGAPWR
- the gspH gene encoding type II secretion system minor pseudopilin GspH, whose product is MRRGSAGFTLLEVLVVIVVIGLLAGLVTLVQRDNGAQQAQREADRLRSLISLLREESVLSHQDFGLRIEADSYAVQRLDLDGHWQAAPGFRVQHLPESLRLHLQRDDEVPAPGEAPQLLVLSSDEVSPFTLRLEYRLVPMLALSSDGLEEVRLERLAP
- the gspJ gene encoding type II secretion system minor pseudopilin GspJ, which gives rise to MKQRGFTLLEVLIAVALFSLLGLACYRLLERVMHSDQRIAAHEVQLRQLQRALGLFERDLTQAIAYPLSDDPSRRQALIGQADNLRLVRGGWSNPLQQRRSEVQEVSHTWRDGEWLRQYRSPPERELETPPLHSQRLLDGIRLIRLRYLDSQGEGHDNWPAGSSPLSLPQALELELDAPGYPAIRRVILLPGYEGDGDA
- the gspF gene encoding type II secretion system inner membrane protein GspF, coding for MAAYEYLAMDPAGRKLRGVQEADSERQARQLLRERHLVPLRLRTARDGQRSTGSSRRGLGAAELALVTRQLATLVQAALPLEEVLAAVAAQCEKRSHQSMLLAIRARVLEGHGLARAMAEFPRAFPALYRATVAAGERAGHLGQVLLQLADYTEARQAARQQIQLALLYPSILLLAAFGIVGFLLGFVVPDVVKVFIDSGQELPTLTRGLIAASAILRDHGLLMLALLAGLVGAARLTQQRPVARLRWHAAQLRLPVLGKVLRASNCSRFISTLAILGRSGVPLVDALEIAAEVVANQQIRTGLKDVARAVREGGGLTRALERSGHFPPMMLYMIASGERSGELDAMLERAARQQEAHLANRIALLVGLFEPAMLVFMGASVLLIVLAILMPILSLNQLVT